CAGATCACATAGAAACAAACATGATAAGCAAAATGTTAACATTTCTTGCGGTTTCAAGTTTGAGTTACAGAGGAGAAGAACCTTATTCGTTTCTCATAACTGCTCAAGTAAATTTTATACAAGAAGTTTAATAGTATCCACATTACTACTCAGCAATGATATACACCACTCTACTCAGCATCTCTGTATTTCAAAAAATTATTTAAAAAAAAAAAACTAGCAGGGATCAACATCTCTGTTCTCCAATCGGTGAATTATGAGCAAACATCACGATTACACAAGACAAATCGAAAGATGCAAAACATATACAAAATATAAATCCTCAGATCCATCAATAAAACATCACTTTACCAGCTACGATCAAAACGTTATGATCAATCATATTTTTAATCGATAACAAAGCTTCGGATCAACTAAAATAAAAAAAAAACAAAATGCCATCTCTCTACGCTTTAGCTCCCCAGATTTCGAAATCTAGTCTCACTCAGCAGCATAAACATGAAAAATCGGGAATCTAACGGACTCGGATCGAGATCAAACAAAGGACGCCCAAGCAATGTAGATTTACACAAAAGAAAAGGTAAAACGAGGATCGATCTCTACAAAATCTGGATCATGTATCGAACGTTTAGGCAGAGAGACGAACCTCAAAGGTACGAGAGATCCAGAGAGAGAGAGGAGGTGATCGACGGAGGTGCAGAGCTAGAGAGATTTCGGATCTCAGAACACTGGCAAACACAAAGTGAGATAAAATGTATGTATTTATTGGTGAGATTCATCAAAACGGAAAGAGCGAGTCAACCTCAACGGCCCATTAATAAAAAGCCCAGTCCGATAGTAGCGCCATAGCGGTCCCTATATTTCTAATTATTTTCAAAATAAGCCCAAACTTATGAAATGAGCGTAATTAGGCTAATATCAAACCGGATTTTACTGGACCCGGTTTACTAAAATCGTTAACTAAACCAGGTTATACCAAGCATACATAGATTTGGGGAAGACGAAGAATAGGGTTTTGCGATCTGCGATCTTCGGGAGGAGAGACGAAAATGGCGTTCAGAGGGAAAGAGATGATGAAGAAGCTGGTGAAGAAGGTCGGAGCGGAGACTCTGACCCCTGAGCTGAAAGAGAAGCTCAAGGCCTGCGTTCCCGATTCCAAAGTCGTGATGGGCAGAGCCAAACGCGGTCTCTACGCCGGCCGCCATATCCAGTACGGTAACCGCGTCAGTGAAGACGGTGGCAACAAGTCAGTCTCTTTCTTGATCTCTTTATTTGTATGTGTATTCGTGTTGAAGGTTGCATTTGCTTTACATCTTGATATGTTGTTGAACTTTGCTTTAGAGCTTGTGATGCTTTTGCTCTACATGATGCATCTGTGGAAGCTAATTGTTGATTTTTTTAGGAATGCTTTCTTGATTTAACCATTTAAGCAATGCAGCAGTGCATTTTCATTGTTTAGCTCTTGATGCGATTGTTTCTTTGTTGAACAATGCATACATGGTTTGGTGAAATTTATTTCCTTTGTTGATAGAAATGTAGGATCCAAGTATCTTTGTGTGATGAAAGTTACAATCTTTATCTGTGTTCGTTGTAAGTAGAATGTGAAGGTGAGTTTATATTCCTCTCTGTGCTTCTGAATGGTTTGGTAACTTTTTTTTGTTAATCTCAAAGTTGTTAACTATATGGTTTGATTTGAACAATGCATACATGGTGTGATAAAATGTATCTTCTTATGTAGATAGAAATGTAGTGTGTGATGAAAGTTTCAGTCTTTATCTGTTTCCTTTGTAAGTAGAAATAGAATATGGATGTGAGTTCGTATAATTCCTCTCGATGATTCTGAATGGTTTGTTAATTGTTTTGTTAATCTCAAAGTGGTTAACTTTGTGGTTTGATTTGAGAACAGGTCGAGAAGGTGTTGGAAACCTAATGTTCAGGAGAAGAGATTGTTCAGTTACATATTCGACCGTCACATTAAAGTCAAAGTCACCACTCACGCTCTCCGCTGCATCGACAAAGCGGGAGGAATAGACGAGTACTTGCTGAAAACGCCCTACCAGAAGATGGACACAGAGATGGGTCTTTTCTGGAAAACCAAAATGGAGCAAAGATACGCTGAGCTAGGTCAGATGGAAGTAGCTTTCTTTACTCCTGAGGATGAAGCCAAGTTCGAGCAAGGGTTCAAGGATTTGAATATAGCTAAGAAAGAGGCTCGTAGGGAAGCTCGTAAGGAAGCTAGAAGAAAGATGTATGGCGGAGAGGAGAAGGGTGAGGAAGAAGCTTCTATTGAAGCTGGAGGGTCAGAGTCGCACCAAGATGATCATGGGTGGTTAGAAGCTAATGCTTAAGAGTGCTAGCTAGCTCTCCTTTTCTTTTTGCTGAGTCTCGTCAACGTTTTGGATTTTGGAAGAGGGAGGTAAGTGATGTTGTAGGTCGTAGGTTCGATTTCTCCACTGCGAATTATAACTCAGGGTTTGAGTTTGACCAGTGTCGAAAAAGACTTGTAATAAACGGTTTACACCTCCTTGGTAGTGGATTTCTATTTCCATAATCATATGGTACATCAACTTTTCTTTCTATTTTCTTATGACATTTGTTACGTTATTAAAATTGAAGTACCATTTTGACTTCACCTTTACTTCTTCTTAGTATTTATCAACTTGTACCACTGATATTAACAAACTTTTTTAAAATAAATGGAAAATTAATTATAATTAATGAAATATCTTTTTAGAAAATGTTAGTGACCTTAAAATTTTAAAAACAATCTCGGTAGATATGCACAGTCAATGGCAACAACTAATTATAGAAAATTATATTAGCTAACGTTAAATCACAATGTATTTTTATTATGTGCATAAATAAATCAATGGTTATATTGTTTAATGATTTGATTCCAACGAATCTACAGTTTTTATTATAAACGCTGATTTTTTTTTTGAAAAATAACTGTAAACCGTGATTTCATAACAACTAGATATTGACCCGCGGCAAAGCGCGGAATGTTTTATGACGAAAGTTTCACTAATAACTTAACAACTATTTTGTTAATTTATAAGAATTTTGTGTATTTAAAATAGTTTTGCATTTAAATCAGTGCTATTAAAATCAATCCGGATCCGCGGTCAAACCGGTTAATGGTGATCCAATAATATGGTCGAGGTTTATAAAATTATATTTAAAACCTTTAAAAATCACTGAAATCAGAGATTAACTGATTGAACTGATGGATGACCGATATGTAATCCAATTTCATTTAGATTGTTATGATTTTATAGTTTGTTAACTTTTAATCCATATTTTAAAGTTCACTGTTTTGCAGTTATATGAATTAATAACGTTTTTACAAAAAAATGAAAGATATAAAATAACTAAGAAGTATAAATATGTCTTGATCATGTTACTTTTTTTTATATAGCTTAATCAGTTTTATTATATTTGTTTTGTGTAATTTATTTTGTTAATAATTTGGTTCAAATTATAATCGGTTTAAATTTGTTTTTTTACAATTAGTGTTGAAATATTTTTTTCTAGATAATATATATTTTGAACATTTCTCATAATTATTTTTGTTATTATTTTTATTGTACAATTGTAGTTATTTTCAATCTATAGTGTTTGTATATATATATTTTATGTAATGTCCATTATTAAATAATTATTTTACTTAAGTAAATGATATAACCATTGTTTAGGAAACATAAATAAAATAATATATAAATTATATGATTTGTTATTGATTGAAATTTTTTTGTAGTATCTAAACTTGTAAAAATAAGTTCTTTTTATTTTCATTGTTTTTATACATTATTTGAATTTCTAAATTATTCAATATATTTAAACAATTTGAAAGAAAATTGTTAAAGATATATTAAAAATATGAAATCTAGTGTTTTATATTGTTTGGACATAAGATTATTGCGTTGTTTTGAAACATATATAATAGTATAAGAAAATGAATATTAGTGATTTAAAGTATGTTTACTTATAAAGTATAAATGTATATTTAATTTAAAAACTTACACAAGATAAAAATCTTGATTATTAATGCTAACACAATATAGATAATAATATAAATTTTACACAAACTTACACAAATTTACACGGTACTTCTTGCGCCATACCGAAGATCTCTAGTAGTTTTTTTTCAATATTCTGCATAATTTGTCTTCTCCGGAAATTGAAACTTATATCTCCTGGTGTAGAAGTTTTAATGAACCATTGATAAAATCACTGGACCAAAAGAGCTTCCACGAGGGGCTTCCACAGTTTTCGATTTTCTTGTATGATATTTTTATTATTAGATTTGATTGTTCCGGAATAAAATGGTTAAAGATTTTTTTTTTTTTTAAATAATCAAAGATCTTAAAGATCTTATCTAATGGCATATCTATTTGTCCAAAAAAAAAAAAAAGTCTAATGGCATATCTTTTGTTTTACCATATCAGGAGGATCTTATTTAATTGTTATGAATATTTTATACAGATAGTGAGAAAATCAATAGGAAATCAAATATATGAATCGTTTTATGGTTTATGATTCCATAAAACATCATTGTCAAAAACATACCTGATTATAAAACAAATTGTTCAGATTCATGAAACTATACGTCATCGTCAAAAGTTATACAGTTCCTTCATTTGAGAAACCAAAGTTTTCTTCTCCTCAGAAAATCTGAATGCTTGCTCATTCACATCAAGGAAACAAATCCCTTAACATATTACAACGTCTTTGACCGCAGTTTTGAGACAAATTGAACATGCAACAAAGTCAAAACCATCTCATTCGTCCCAACAATCCCCATCGCCGCCGAGATCATTATCACCAAATATGAATTTGGTAACAATGTTGCCTAAACCTATAGACAAAATCCAAACAAATCTCAAAACACTTTTCGTCCAGCTCGAATCACCACCGAGTCTCACTCCCCAATCCTCACGATTCGATTGAATCTCGTCACAGCCAAAACCCAGAAGAAGAAAGGAAAGTAAAAAAAACCATCTTTAAAGTTTTTCTGTTTGATGTTTTGTATAAAAAGGATTTTGTTACACGCATAGAAAAAAAAAAGTATATATCCATGATTTGAAGGTTAATGTTATAAGGTATGAATTAAAACAAAGTATAATTGTAAGTTGGTTTAATTTAAGTATATTGGTTACCATAAAATTATATATCAAGTGTGTTTTTATATTTAGTACAACATGTTCAATAGGTCCAAAAAAACATATGCCACGGTAAATTTTAAACAGGACTCTGTTTTAATAGATTAGAAGATATATAGATACTCACTATTTTAATTGTCGTTATTAATGAACAAATATATGGGACACTAACATCTAAAATATTTATATCCTCGTATTTATTTATCTATTTATACTATTAAACCAGAATCCATATAAAAATTCTGCCCTTTGTTTTTCAGATTTAATTACATTTCAATATCATTGCCATATCTTTATTATATTTAATATAAAAATTACCAGCATTATTTTTAACCAATCATAAGCAGCGACGGAGGTAGAGAAGGGGAAAGGGGCAACTGTCCCCTATGAAATATTTAAAATTTTGTATTTTCATTGATTATTCAAAACATGTATGGCTTCAGTGATAAAATTTATGCTAATGACCCCTATGAATTTGAATTTAAATCTTACTTTGCCCCCTATAAAATTTTTGTTTGGCTCCACCATTGATCATATGAAGCAACCCTAGCATTGAATTTGAATCTTTACAAACATATATATATATATAACTTTTATAAGGACGGTATTATGATACGATCAAAAAAATTACAAATATATTTCTTATATAAGATTAAAATTTTATTATTTAATTAATTTATGTTAGTTTTACTAAATAATATAAATTTATAAAATTTTACAATTTCTAAAAAAAATATTTTTATAAAATGACTATTTAAAAAAAATGTACACACGGCATTTTTGTCAGCAAAATTAGCTGATGTAGCATCAATATGAGCAAAATTAGATGATATGAATGCTGATGTAGTGACGTGTATGATTTTGCCGAAAAGATAAACATCATGTATGTTATTTGAAAATTTTGAAAGTTCAGATATGTTTTTGCACGTGACATAAGTAAGGTATGGATTGAATATGTTAGGCATGGAATAGCTGTTTTCCCTATATCAGCTTATAGAAACATATATTATACGATCCTCCAATATATGATTACCGAATTTAACTCATTAAATTGCATCCATAATATTACGCACTAGATTTTTTAGATTTTAGATTTTAAAAACTACGATTCTTGCCATTCATTTTTAAATTCATAAAAATTACATATAGGTGGTGTTATTCAGTCATGTATTTTAATAAAGTTTAAATCTAAACAGTAAACACAATCCACTGTTATTCAAATGTTAATTCTAAATTCTATCTTAAAATCTAGTGTTATTCACTGAATGATTTAAATCCAGTTTTTAAAATCTAGTGTTATTCAACTTTCAAGGATTTTAATTTTTTTTGTATTTTAAATTGATTTCAAATCATCTCTTATGGATTCTCATGAACAAATGAATAAATTCAAAATCTGAGGTCTACTGCAAAGATTTTAGAATTCATCAACTTAAAATTTTAAAATTTGATAGATTATAAGACATTAATAATTGATTTGAAATCAGTGATTGAATAACACATCCATAGAGTTATTAATTATTAAACATTTGGAGAAATATAGTAGTAGATTATCTTATTAATGTTGGTAATAAAATTAGTTTAATTATATCAAAAATGAAACCAACAAAATTATAAAACAAATCAACTTTAATAGCATTGTCTTAAGTTTAACAAAATATTAATATCGATCGTTTTCAAGATCACTTCTTAATTATATAAATATTATAAATTAGCATCATAACATATATTATTATCTTTTTATCTTAAAAATGATCATCCTAAATATATATAACAACTACTACACATATACAAAAAGACCTTATATAATTTTCTGAAATATATATGTTACAAAAGATAATATGTTATAAAATTAGATATTTTAAAAAGAGAAAATTTTAAATGTCCAAAATAAGAATCCGGAAAAATAAATTGAAACTGATTCCGGTTAATGACAATATAATAATACTTTTTTGACTAAAATCTTTATGGGCAATTCTCCTAAATAGACTATTTTCAAGTTTTGATCACAAAAATATATCACAAGGAGGAAAATGACCAAAATGTTTTATTTAATAGGTAAAAATACCATAATACCCTAGATATATATATACAAAAATAATTAAAAATAATAATTGTTTTTAATAGTTTTAGATTATATGCAAATTTAAACTTTTTTATAATTTTTTTTTCAAATTTTCTTTTTGTAATTTGAAAATACTTTTTGAAACTATTTTTAAAGTTTTTATTTTCAAATTTTTAATATTTATTTTTTATTTTATAAAATTTTAAATCTCAATCTCAAATTCCCACTTGTTAACTCTAAACCCTAAAGTTTGAATTAGTTACTTCTAGAGGTATAAGTGTATATTTACCTATTTAATGAAATATTTTGGTCATTTTGATTCTTAGAATTTATATTTGTGACAAAAACGTTTTTAGTGTTATGGTAGGGTATTTTCTAATCTTTATTGATTTATACTAGATATGAGCCTGTGCGTTGCAACGGGTTTTGTTGGATGTTTTAATTTAATAGAGAAATAAATAATTTTATTATACTTTTAGGATTATTTTTGCATATGATGTGTGAGACTTATTTTATAATTAATAACTCATTTTTACAAATAAACTACAGTTAATATTTGTATTTTATAATCATAGTGCATATGTGAATTTTTATCAATTTTCTAATAAATGCTAGGGAAAACACTCATACCTATAACTTTAAACCCAACCCAACTCGAATTAAGAATTAGAATATAAAAAAACTGAAAGTTAAATAAGGTCAATCGAGTCAATGACAACATCATACACTTTCTTATTTAATAATTTAATATTTATTAAACTTATGTGATGCTTAATAATTTTCTTAATTCATTATTTCTTAATGATATATTTCCATAACAACATTTTAATTAAAAATGAAATAGAAAAATATTACATAGTAAAAAAAATGTAATAAGATGGCAATTAAACTTGATTTTTTTAACAAAATGCATATAAAAATCACTTCAATCACTTAACAAACCGCGCGTTAGTGGTCCAGTGGTGGTTGAACTATCTCGCTCTCTGCCCCTTCTTCGGGAGGTCAAGGGTTCGAGGGCCACCACTGGCAGATGTTGCTCTTGAGGGTCTTCGGGCCCAATACGGACACTTCACACGCGCGCGGCCACTGGTCCAATTACATGTGGCTGGCCAGCACCTCTGGATGACCCTCGGCGGGCTCCGGCGGCTCCTACGGGGGTTCACCGGACGGTCTTTGGGCGCTAGTCGGAGTCCTACGGGTCATCCGGACACCAGAGTCATCAAAAAAAAAAAAATCACTTCACTCACAATAATAATAATAATATATTTCTTATGACCAAACATGAAAATATATATCAGACATGTGTATAATTTTCGTAGACCAAACATATATAAATAGAAATCATGAAGACATCCTATTTTTTTATTTTTGTTAATTAAATAGTTTTAACATCATACTTGTCATCGAAATCTTTTTTTTAATTATTATTACATAATTTAACAATTTTTTTGCTTAGATTTTTTTAAAGGGATCCTTTTCATTTACAATCAAATATATTTATATTTATCAAATACTCTTTTACATTTTTTTTTTAGGATTTTATGGAAGGAAAATTACTATCATATAATCTTTTACAATTGTCTTCTGTTTAACATTTTAGAAAAATTAAATTGTTATCAAATAATTATTTCTAGTTACCATTAAATAAGTTTTAAAAATACTATTTATACAATTCGTATCTAGGCTAATTTTAAACAGATTGAGTAATTTTTTAGTATCATGTTCATCATAAAATTCTCTCTTAGAAACATTACGAAATTAATTTTTACAATTTTATTTTGGTTAGAACTGAAAAATTTGATACAAAACTCTTCTGCTTATGATTTTTTTTAAAAATATATCAAATATTTTCTTACAGTTTTTTAGGGATATAGAAAAGAAAATTAATATTAAATATAAAATTTAATTTTTGGGATTTATAAAAATGAAATTACAATCAAATAATTATTTCCAGTTAATTAACTATTTTTAGCAGTTGCTACTTTCAAAATTCGTTTTTTCAATATCACTAATATTGTAAAAAAATTTCCTTGTTAATTAAATAATTTTTAGTATCATGTTTATCATTAAATTTTAAATTTTAAAAGTGAAAATTTTATTAAATAGACTTTTATAATGATATTTTGTAAGGATTCTTTTTTAAAAAAGAAAAAAAATCTTATTTGGTCAAAATTAAAAAAGGAATAATTATTTCACAAATCTATTTTATTTAGGATTTTAGAAAAAAGAAAGTTATTTTCAGATAATGACAGATTTTTATTGACGCATTAACATATAATTTTTTTATTGGCACATGTAACAATCATATCGGGTGAACTATTTGAATTTATTTTGGTGTATAATTTTTTTAACAAAAAATTACCTAAGAAATATGAAATTTAGTTATTTAGAAGAAAAAATATTATTCTTATACAATTTGATTTGATTTAGAATTTTTAAAAAGGAAACTTGCATATTTTATAATTATTTTTGTTTAATATTTTTCATTAAAAAATTTCTTGTATTGGTGGGATATTATAATTCGTTTTTGTTTAAAATTTTTGTACAACTAATTTATTTTAATAAAATATTGTTTTTAAAATTTTTAAAATTTTTGTACAACTAATTTTTAAAATTTTTGTACAACTATTAGTTTACCATAAATAACAAACTTTCCTTTTTTTTACTGGTAATTGTATGTTAAAAAATTATAAACCAAAAAATAGCTACAAATATTTCACAACTATATTTAGCTTTAAGTTTCCACATATTATTTTCACAAAACAAAATATTATTTACGAGAAACGTATTGCATGAATATTTTATTTTAATTTCCAATTATGATGTGTTGTCATAGATGAGTATGTGTGAATATGAAAAATATTAAAAATACGTGTTTGTACGTATAAGACAAAATATAAAATCAGTTAAAAATAATATTTTATTAAAATAAATTAGTTGTACAAAA
This sequence is a window from Brassica oleracea var. oleracea cultivar TO1000 chromosome C1, BOL, whole genome shotgun sequence. Protein-coding genes within it:
- the LOC106342465 gene encoding uncharacterized protein LOC106342465, which encodes MAFRGKEMMKKLVKKVGAETLTPELKEKLKACVPDSKVVMGRAKRGLYAGRHIQYGNRVSEDGGNKSRRCWKPNVQEKRLFSYIFDRHIKVKVTTHALRCIDKAGGIDEYLLKTPYQKMDTEMGLFWKTKMEQRYAELGQMEVAFFTPEDEAKFEQGFKDLNIAKKEARREARKEARRKMYGGEEKGEEEASIEAGGSESHQDDHGWLEANA